The proteins below come from a single Hyperolius riggenbachi isolate aHypRig1 chromosome 8, aHypRig1.pri, whole genome shotgun sequence genomic window:
- the DOLK gene encoding dolichol kinase has translation MVNKLLLAESLVVFCIVLSIHSVVWDRFSWCALALAVQAFYVQHKWDRLLQSGGAVFHYRSSANSGLLPASMVIPLLGIVMRERCKASGNVYFERFGVVVSATGMALACFLSIIALGITKPVPKNTCIVSGAAGCAILYTMKNSLTVSEVIEVLEVLLIFVYLSMIVLYLLPRCFTPGEALIVLGGLSFALNQLIKRSLNAVGGKGDPMDYLLLVTLVALVLLGIIFASLFFFMDSSTWTSSLFFYLMTAVLGLGVFMPWLQYLIRRHPLFWLVEFLIQSQTRLYLLGFWTFLFLTACVVVLYQNSKRSTDSKKPQVTTITRKYFHFLAVATYIPGLLYDRPLLYVASVACLAVFVLLEYVRYFRIKPFGQTLRTLLTLFLDERDSGPLILTHIYLLLGMSLPVWLFPRLCSASLSGPSMLLPYCGVLAVGIGDTIASVCGSAMGEIHWPGTKKTFEGTIMSVFAQMIAVALILIFDSSVNINSGYMWIVGSITLVSFLEAFTTQIDNLILPLYLHILFML, from the coding sequence ATGGTGAACAAACTGCTGCTGGCAGAGTCCCTTGTGGTTTTCTGCATTGTTCTCAGCATTCACTCGGTGGTCTGGGATCGCTTTTCTTGGTGTGCCCTAGCTTTGGCTGTGCAGGCTTTCTACGTGCAGCACAAATGGGACCGTTTGCTACAGTCCGGTGGAGCCGTGTTTCACTACCGATCGTCTGCCAACAGTGGCCTCCTTCCAGCTAGTATGGTCATTCCTCTGCTAGGGATTGTGATGAGGGAGAGGTGCAAGGCGTCTGGTAATGTCTATTTCGAAAGGTTTGGTGTGGTTGTATCTGCCACTGGAATGGCCCTGGCATGTTTCCTCTCAATAATTGCACTGGGTATTACCAAACCTGTGCCAAAAAACACCTGCATAGTGTCTGGAGCTGCTGGGTGTGCCATACTATATACTATGAAGAATTCTCTGACAGTGTCAGAAGTCATTGAAGTTCTGGAGGTCCTCCTCATTTTTGTGTACCTTAGCATGATTGTTCTTTACCTGCTGCCGAGATGCTTTACTCCAGGAGAAGCATTGATTGTCCTTGGAGGGCTTAGCTTCGCTCTAAACCAGCTTATCAAGCGCTCTTTGAATGCAGTGGGTGGCAAAGGAGATCCTATGGATTACCTCCTTCTGGTGACCCTGGTAGCTTTGGTCCTCCTTGGGATTATATTTGCCTCTTTATTCTTCTTCATGGACTCTTCTACATGGACCTCCTCATTATTTTTCTACTTGATGACCGCTGTTTTAGGTCTTGGGGTTTTtatgccctggctgcagtaccTTATCAGGAGACATCCGCTCTTCTGGCTGGTGGAATTCCTGATCCAAAGCCAAACGCGACTCTATCTCCTTGGCTTTTGGACATTCCTCTTTCTTACTGCCTGTGTAGTTGTTTTATACCAGAATTCAAAAAGATCTACAGACTCCAAAAAGCCACAGGTAACCACCATAACTCGCAAGTATTTTCACTTTCTTGCAGTGGCCACGTACATTCCAGGACTCCTCTATGATCGCCCACTACTTTACGTGGCTTCCGTGGCTTGCTTAGCAGTTTTTGTGTTACTGGAGTATGTGCGCTACTTCCGCATCAAGCCATTTGGACAGACATTACGGACACTGCTGACGCTATTCTTGGATGAGCGAGATAGCGGCCCACTGATTTTAACACACATTTACCTTCTTCTGGGGATGTCTCTGCCAGTCTGGCTCTTTCCAAGGCTCTGCTCAGCTTCCCTCTCTGGTCCTTCTATGTTGCTACCTTACTGTGGGGTCCTGGCAGTGGGAATTGGTGACACAATAGCCTCGGTTTGTGGCAGTGCCATGGGGGAGATACATTGGCCAGGCACCAAGAAGACCTTTGAGGGGACCATCATGTCTGTATTTGCTCAGATGATTGCAGTGGCTCTCATCCTTATCTTTGACAGCAGTGTAAACATTAACAGTGGTTATATGTGGATAGTGGGATCCATCACTTTGGTGTCATTTTTGGAAGCTTTCACCACCCAGATCGACAACTTGATTCTGCCTCTTTACTTACATATACTGTTTATGCTATAA
- the PHYHD1 gene encoding phytanoyl-CoA dioxygenase domain-containing protein 1 isoform X3, whose translation MPCVLLLSHVHRPALWFREDGFLVLERLFSAEECESMKQEIRRILQEMDVPPHLRTEFSTQQEEQLKAQGSADYFLTSGDKIRFFFEKGVFNEKGLHTHVPLFKSITHSSKIQEVGRRIGLVKPVIVQSMYIFKQPNIGGEVTPHQDATFLNTEPLSRIVGFWIAVEDATEQNGCLWFIPGSHKAGISRRMVRTPPGTIPCTTFIGEEPAYQDDLFLPAPVPKGSLVLIHGEVVHKSELNNSPDSRHAYSFHVMESENTTWSPQNWLQPTPELPFPSLYTR comes from the exons TTCCGTGAAGATGGATTTCTGGTTCTGGAAAGGCTATTCAGCGCCGAAGAATGCGAGTCCATGAAACAAGAAATTAGGAGGATATTACAAGAGATGGACGTGCCTCCCCACTTAAGAACAGAGTTCTCAACTCAACAAGAGGAGCAGCTTAAAGCACAG GGAAGTGCTGATTATTTCCTCACCAGCGGAGACAAGATACGCTTCTTTTTTGAGAAAGGAGTTTTCAATGAAAAAG GTCTACACACTCACGTTCCACTTTTTAAGAGCATCACccattcctccaaaatacag GAGGTGGGTCGCCGGATTGGCCTTGTAAAACCAGTCATAGTCCAGAGCATGTACATATTTAAG CAACCCAACATCGGAGGGGAAG TCACACCGCACCAGGACGCCACATTCCTGAACACGGAGCCTCTTAGTCGCATAGTAGGATTCTGGATTGCTGTAGAAGATGCTACTGAGCAAAATGGCTGCCTCTGGTTCATTCCAGGCTCTCACAAGG CGGGAATCTCTCGGCGCATGGTGCGCACACCGCCCGGCACAATCCCTTGTACCACATTTATCGGGGAAGAGCCAGCCTACCAGGATGACTTGTTCCTGCCGGCTCCAGTGCCAAAAG GAAGTTTGGTGCTTATTCATGGCGAAGTTGTCCACAAAAGTGAGCTGAACAATTCACCGGACTCCCGTCATGCTTACTCCTTCCACGTGATGGAATCTGAAAACACCACCTGGAGTCCACAAAACTG GTTGCAACCAACTCCTGAACTGCCATTTCCATCTCTTTACACGAGATGA
- the PHYHD1 gene encoding phytanoyl-CoA dioxygenase domain-containing protein 1 isoform X1, translated as MPCVLLLSHVHRPALWFREDGFLVLERLFSAEECESMKQEIRRILQEMDVPPHLRTEFSTQQEEQLKAQGSADYFLTSGDKIRFFFEKGVFNEKGEFLVDREKSVNKIGHGLHTHVPLFKSITHSSKIQEVGRRIGLVKPVIVQSMYIFKQPNIGGEVTPHQDATFLNTEPLSRIVGFWIAVEDATEQNGCLWFIPGSHKAGISRRMVRTPPGTIPCTTFIGEEPAYQDDLFLPAPVPKGSLVLIHGEVVHKSELNNSPDSRHAYSFHVMESENTTWSPQNWLQPTPELPFPSLYTR; from the exons TTCCGTGAAGATGGATTTCTGGTTCTGGAAAGGCTATTCAGCGCCGAAGAATGCGAGTCCATGAAACAAGAAATTAGGAGGATATTACAAGAGATGGACGTGCCTCCCCACTTAAGAACAGAGTTCTCAACTCAACAAGAGGAGCAGCTTAAAGCACAG GGAAGTGCTGATTATTTCCTCACCAGCGGAGACAAGATACGCTTCTTTTTTGAGAAAGGAGTTTTCAATGAAAAAG gtgaATTTTTGGTAGACAGAGAAAAGTCAGTGAATAAAATAGGACATG GTCTACACACTCACGTTCCACTTTTTAAGAGCATCACccattcctccaaaatacag GAGGTGGGTCGCCGGATTGGCCTTGTAAAACCAGTCATAGTCCAGAGCATGTACATATTTAAG CAACCCAACATCGGAGGGGAAG TCACACCGCACCAGGACGCCACATTCCTGAACACGGAGCCTCTTAGTCGCATAGTAGGATTCTGGATTGCTGTAGAAGATGCTACTGAGCAAAATGGCTGCCTCTGGTTCATTCCAGGCTCTCACAAGG CGGGAATCTCTCGGCGCATGGTGCGCACACCGCCCGGCACAATCCCTTGTACCACATTTATCGGGGAAGAGCCAGCCTACCAGGATGACTTGTTCCTGCCGGCTCCAGTGCCAAAAG GAAGTTTGGTGCTTATTCATGGCGAAGTTGTCCACAAAAGTGAGCTGAACAATTCACCGGACTCCCGTCATGCTTACTCCTTCCACGTGATGGAATCTGAAAACACCACCTGGAGTCCACAAAACTG GTTGCAACCAACTCCTGAACTGCCATTTCCATCTCTTTACACGAGATGA
- the PHYHD1 gene encoding phytanoyl-CoA dioxygenase domain-containing protein 1 isoform X2: MALVTDEQIHKFREDGFLVLERLFSAEECESMKQEIRRILQEMDVPPHLRTEFSTQQEEQLKAQGSADYFLTSGDKIRFFFEKGVFNEKGEFLVDREKSVNKIGHGLHTHVPLFKSITHSSKIQEVGRRIGLVKPVIVQSMYIFKQPNIGGEVTPHQDATFLNTEPLSRIVGFWIAVEDATEQNGCLWFIPGSHKAGISRRMVRTPPGTIPCTTFIGEEPAYQDDLFLPAPVPKGSLVLIHGEVVHKSELNNSPDSRHAYSFHVMESENTTWSPQNWLQPTPELPFPSLYTR, encoded by the exons TTCCGTGAAGATGGATTTCTGGTTCTGGAAAGGCTATTCAGCGCCGAAGAATGCGAGTCCATGAAACAAGAAATTAGGAGGATATTACAAGAGATGGACGTGCCTCCCCACTTAAGAACAGAGTTCTCAACTCAACAAGAGGAGCAGCTTAAAGCACAG GGAAGTGCTGATTATTTCCTCACCAGCGGAGACAAGATACGCTTCTTTTTTGAGAAAGGAGTTTTCAATGAAAAAG gtgaATTTTTGGTAGACAGAGAAAAGTCAGTGAATAAAATAGGACATG GTCTACACACTCACGTTCCACTTTTTAAGAGCATCACccattcctccaaaatacag GAGGTGGGTCGCCGGATTGGCCTTGTAAAACCAGTCATAGTCCAGAGCATGTACATATTTAAG CAACCCAACATCGGAGGGGAAG TCACACCGCACCAGGACGCCACATTCCTGAACACGGAGCCTCTTAGTCGCATAGTAGGATTCTGGATTGCTGTAGAAGATGCTACTGAGCAAAATGGCTGCCTCTGGTTCATTCCAGGCTCTCACAAGG CGGGAATCTCTCGGCGCATGGTGCGCACACCGCCCGGCACAATCCCTTGTACCACATTTATCGGGGAAGAGCCAGCCTACCAGGATGACTTGTTCCTGCCGGCTCCAGTGCCAAAAG GAAGTTTGGTGCTTATTCATGGCGAAGTTGTCCACAAAAGTGAGCTGAACAATTCACCGGACTCCCGTCATGCTTACTCCTTCCACGTGATGGAATCTGAAAACACCACCTGGAGTCCACAAAACTG GTTGCAACCAACTCCTGAACTGCCATTTCCATCTCTTTACACGAGATGA